In the Campylobacter sputorum subsp. sputorum genome, ATAGTTCTATGTATTTTGACTTTTTGTTTGTAGATAAACCAATTGTATTTTTTCCATATGATTACGATGAATGGGTTTTAAGCGAAGGTGGAACTTGCTTGGACTACTTTTCTTATTCTCCGGGTGATAAAGCATATAATCAAGTTGAATTAGAAGAACTAATACTTAAAAATTTACAAAATGACGGGTATAAAAAAGAAAGAGAGAAAATTAAAAAAATAATGTTTGAAAATTTAAAATATAATTCGTGTAAATTAATAGAAAAAGAGATAGAAAAATTATTATGAAGCAAACAATACTTTTTTGTTTCCATCCCGATAGAATAAAAAATTTCTATCCGCTCATAAAATTTCTATCAAAAGAGTTTGAAATTTTAATCCTTACAACATCCAAAAATTTCAAAAAAATAGAGCAAACCGATACGCAAAGCTTTGCTAAAATATATTTTGCCGATAAAGCAAATTTGAGCTTTAAAATACTATCAAAAATGCAAACCTTTTTATCAAAATATGTAAAATTTAGCTTAGCTCAAATAGCATTAAAATATGTTCATATCGGCTATTTTATAAATGAGCATAAAATCACCTCTAAAATCTATAAAAAGCATCATTTCAAAGCGTTAATACCGCATGATGATAGAACCTTTCGCTACTTTATAGGTAGCATAATTTTTGCTAAAAAGCATAATATTCCTATAATTTTACCATATCTATATCTTTCAGGATATTACACTTTGCCAATGTTTCATAATTCAAAATATTGGGAAAAATCGAATCTTTGTAAATATCAAAACTATACTTTCAAAAAATTTTCAAACTACGGTACACAAAAATATGAAGAGCATTTTTATTTTCCAGCTTTTATCATTCAAGCTCAATACTCATATCATAAATTTCTTAGTAAAAATCCATTTTTTACAGGATGTGGCACGAATGATATTGTAATCTTGGATAATGAAATTACCAAATTTCACTACTCAAAAGTAAAAGAAATTGATATGAAAAAAGTTGAAATTTTAGGCGATATCAATTTGGATAATCTCCATAAATCTTACCAAAACAGATTTACCATCAAAGAGAAATTTAAGCAAAAATATCATCTTGATGATAGAAAAATTGCCATTTTCGCAGCTCAACAACTTTATGAGCATGGTTGCTCTAGTTTTGATGAATGTTTGGCTGATAATGAGTTTATTATCAACTCAATTATTCAAAACAATATCCAACTCATCATCTCTCTACATCCTGTGATGAATATTGCAAATTACGCACATTGGCAGCAGAAATTTCCTTGTGTAATTGCTGATGAAAATTTGATGGACTTTTTACCAATTGGCGATATTTTTATACATGGCAATTCAAGCACGGCTATTTGGGCGATTTTTTGTGGAGTAAAAACCTTGAATTTATGGTTTTGGGGCGATGACAGTATTGAGTTTTTTAAGCTGTATAAATCAATGTGGAATTTATATGATAGAAATTTAACCAAAGAAACCATTAAAAAATTAATCGACACAAATATCGATTTTAGCGATGATTGGAACAAAATGGCAAGAGATAAAGTTTTTGATGGTAAAACAAAACAGCGATATTTAAAACTTTTAAAATCGCTATGAAATTTATATGAATTTCATTAAATTTCCATAAATTAAAAAAGCTTTAAAAATTTAAATTTTTAAAGTTCACACTTTTGAAAGCAGAATAAATCGTCATAAAATCAGCTAAATTTCAACACCTTTTACAACTTCTTACAATCCCCAGCCATCATCAACTATGATTGTTTGACCGCTCACAAACTCACTTAAATCACTTAAAAGATATATTAGCGTTCCGCATAAATCCTTTGCATCAAGCATACCTTTGCTAACACAACATTTCCTATACGCCTTTAAAAAGCTCTCAGGCTGATTTTCTAAAATTCCCCCGGGAGCTATCACATTTGAGCGAATTCCTGTATCTTTTAAAAACTTCCCCAAATATCTGCTCATATGAATAATTCCCGCTTTTATGACACTATATTCGATTGGACTTTGCATATTTGTGCCAATATAGTTTTCAAATTTCGGCGCATAAACACCCATAATCGACGAAATGGAAACAATATTGCCAAAGCCTTGATTCTTAAAATATCTTGCAAATTCTTGCGAAGTTAAAATATATCCACCCAAATGCATACTCAAATTTTTTGCAATATCATCATAATCTAGCTCAAAAAACGCTTTTTTGCCCCAATTTTTCGTTCTTGGATAAGCATTATTGACCAATGCATCAATCTTCTTATATTTATTATGCAATGTTTCAATAGCTAGATTCAAACTATCTTTTGAAGTTATATCAAGCTTTATTGTGTCAATTTTAGCAGTTTTTGGCTCTGTTTTACTATCATTTTTCACATTTTCAATCTCTTTTAAAATGTTATTTTTTACATTGATTGCCAAATTTTCGTCAATATCAGCAATAATTGCCACTGCTTCATTCATCGCAACAGATTTTACAAATTCTTTTCCAAGCTTTCCTGCTCCGCCTGTTATTACTATAACTTTATCTTTTAACATTTTTCCTACCCAAACCAGATATTTTTTAATGCTTCATACTCATTTTCAAGTATTGAATATTTATTATTACTAACAAAATTATCATTGATAATCACAACATCCCTTAACAATCCATCATGTTTAAAACCCAGTTTTTCAAAGACTCTTTTCATTCTAGCATTGATTTCAAGCGTTGCAGCTGAGACGCAGTGGAGTTTTAAGTTTTCAAATGCATATCGTGTAGCAATTTTAAATGCCTTTGTTCCAATCCCCTGCCCCCAAAGATTTTTCTCTCCTATCATTATACCAATATCTGAATATCTATTTTTAAAATCAACCGAAACTCGCACAGTTCCTACAAATTCATCACTATTTTTGACAAAAAATCCTTGACA is a window encoding:
- the ptmA gene encoding flagellin modification protein PtmA; this encodes MLKDKVIVITGGAGKLGKEFVKSVAMNEAVAIIADIDENLAINVKNNILKEIENVKNDSKTEPKTAKIDTIKLDITSKDSLNLAIETLHNKYKKIDALVNNAYPRTKNWGKKAFFELDYDDIAKNLSMHLGGYILTSQEFARYFKNQGFGNIVSISSIMGVYAPKFENYIGTNMQSPIEYSVIKAGIIHMSRYLGKFLKDTGIRSNVIAPGGILENQPESFLKAYRKCCVSKGMLDAKDLCGTLIYLLSDLSEFVSGQTIIVDDGWGL
- a CDS encoding GNAT family N-acetyltransferase, with product MILEYDNVTLISYDEEINNISLRDKYYSWLMDSDVNIFFGSHNLNSYESKEALMNASFERFTKKECQGFFVKNSDEFVGTVRVSVDFKNRYSDIGIMIGEKNLWGQGIGTKAFKIATRYAFENLKLHCVSAATLEINARMKRVFEKLGFKHDGLLRDVVIINDNFVSNNKYSILENEYEALKNIWFG